The window ttacaCCAACTATACAGCTGAGAGTATCATCAGTAGAATATGATTGCCCATAATTCACaatgctatatataattataccaatgctcaaaataaatagttttttcacTAACCAAAAAACACATAAATACGATTTGTGTTGTTGCCATGTTCTGAAGCATCTAGTGATATGCAGTACCAACACGTATAAACATGTATAAACAGATACAAAGACAGTGTATCCAGCATCATGTGCTTATTTCTTCTACCTATCGAGTCATAGGTTCAGGTAGGTCATGTATTGTATTCATCATAAGTTGGTACATAATTGCCTCTTAGCTCTGCTCTCTCATCCGTACAGTGACTTACAGTGTATTCGAATACCATCACACTTGACAGCTCGAAtacaaatgttgtttttaatCATCAGCCTCAGAATTATCTAGTTGTATGTAAACTAACGCCTTGTTACAGCTGATAGCACTTTCAGTAATAATTCATATCTTTTCTCTTCAGCTTTTGGAAATTGGATAATTATTAAAAGTTGTGAATCTGGTGTTATTGAGAGTATAAACTAATGTCATTTATTATTTCCAATATCATAGCACAGTCTCGACACATTAaccttttattacaaaaaatatccATGGAGAAATCACAAGTCCAAGAAGAGGAGAAATTGTTGAGTATAAAGGAGCATGTCTTTAGTGACTGTCAGATAGCTGAGCCATTTTCTTTCATTTCTATTGTATATGTAGGTAGAATGTTTATGCATAATTAGTATTTGGTGTTAGAATGTTAAACCGCAAAGTAATAGTACAGGCTTTTGGGATTCAGTCAAAGTGGCTTTTGCAAGGCATGAGAATCAGTTTCAAGAATTACAAAATGCAGTTCATGCAAAGAGGTTCAGTGTTTTTAGGTCTATTGCTTCTGCAACAGTATGCTGCAATGCATCAATTGCCTGTTTATTGGTTTGAGCTATCCACATTGACCACAACCATTGCATCGCAGCAAGCAGCTTTTTAAAACTGTAACCACAAACTCTAATGAAATGTGTGGCAAACAAGTGAAAGGCATCTAATGGATGCATAGATGCAAAGGGCAAGTGTAACAGAGACGTTCGTTAGTATTACACACGATATAGTAGCTCAGAGATACACCAAGTAGAGTAAAAGATAAGATATTCAATCAGAACTTGTCTTACTAGTTTAACAGTTTAAAAACAGTAGAGGAAATTGTGACATGGTCATCAAtgttaaaactgaaaaattttcaGAATATTGGTTCAAACCAGCATTATAGTATAAGTAGATTATGACAGGTAAACTGTCGAAACATGTCATATAacaagttgtctgctctttcaTTTATGATCGTTGGAGAAAAGAGAAAGTAATTTCTAATTTAGTGCTTTAAATTTGTATTAGTATAAACAATAACAACACAGATATGTTgcaaatgatatattatatgattGTTTGTGATGCATTGATGACATGTCCACCAAGAGTTAGATAAACCTGTCACAAACATCTCTTTACTACTGATTCTAAGGTTGTCTAGCAGTGTAGTTATGGTGTCAGCAGTGTAGTTATGATGTCAGCAGTGTAGTTATGATGACAGCAGTGTAGTTATGATGTCAGCAGTGTAGTTATGATGTCAGCAGTGTAGTTATGATGTCAGCAGTGTAGTTATAATGTCAGCAGTGAAGTTATGATGTCAGCAGTGTAGTTATGGTGTCAGCAGTGTAGTTATGATGTCAGCAGTGTAGTCATGATGTCAGCAGTGTAGTTATGATGTCAGCAGTGTAGTTATGGTGTCAGCAGTGTAGTTATAATGTCAGCAGTGAAGTTATGATGTCAGCAGTGTAGTTATGGTGTCAGCAGTGTAGTTATGATGTCAGCAGTGTAGTCATGATGTCAGCAGTGTAGTTATGATGTCAGCAGTGTAGTTATAATGTCAGCAGTGAAGTTATGATGTCAGCAGTGTAGTCATGATGTCAGCAGTGTAGTTATGGTGTCAGCAGTGTAGTTATGATGTCAGCAGTGTAGTTATGGTGTCAGCAGTGTAGTTTTGATGTCAGCAGTGTAGTTATGGTGTCAGCAGTGTAGTCATGATGTCAGCAGTGTAGTTATGATGTCAGCAGTGTAGTTATAATGTCAGCAGTGAAGTTATGATGTCAGCAGTGTAGTTATGGTGTCAGCAGTGTAGTCATGATGTCAGCAGTGTAGTTATGGTGTCAGCAGTGTAGTCATGATGTCAGCAGTGTAGTTATGGTGTCAGCAGTGTAGTTATGATGTCAGCAGTGTAGTTAATGATGTCAGCAGTGTAGTTATGATGACAGCAGTGTAGCTATGATGTCAATAGCACGCTAACACTCTAGATGAGCAGCAGGCGCTACTAGAATATTCATGAAGACCATGTCGTGTAATTGTAGTTTCCTATACTGATGTCTCTGGTCAGTCTGAGAGTTCTCTTAGATATTCAGTAAACCAGAGCAATGCCATCAGTCTCGCTAACCATCAGTGAAGATGATTAGCTGAATTAGAGCTTTAGGCCTGTAAGTACTACGCAAAATTTTTGGCTTTTCGAGAAAAATGGTGTTATGCAAATTGCTTCAAATTATGCGAATTGTGGTTTGCACCTGGTATTTCATATGGGTATGCTATAATGCTTGCATATGCTGTATGCAGTACTGCATTGATTGCAGATGTGATATTTaaccactatatatatatagtacatatagctTTGCTACTCGTGATTTTATAGGGCAATACTAGCTAGCTAGCTGCGCAAGCGTGGAAGCCTCTCCTATCATAGGTTGATTTCAGTGACGATGCAATTGTTTTGGATAGTGTGCCGAGGGCTGCAAACACAGCTCATTACGCTCCTATGAACCATAGTAGCAGGTTGACCAAATTACCTCGATTTAAACATAATGTCAAGGTAAGTGTCTAATCAAGCCCTGAATATCATTATTGCAAGTTCTTTTCTTTACTGAGCAAATTGCTTACTAATTTAATACTAAGTAACGCAGTCAGTTGCACTTGCCACAATGCTTGGGAGTAACTCCTGCTGTACTGAGATAAGCACCGTGTCAAGTCGTGGCTTCGTCAACTGTTATTACTGTGTTATGGCTTGTTACAGCTGACACGAAATACAAGCCATCAAATTTGATGCTAAGGCGCAACAACTGGCCTCATTCTATGCGGCATGTGAAACATGCGGAttatgcgagtcatggaaacatagtgattgtgtTCTAGAAAGTGTATAAACTTGTTTCCTATTGATGCAAAGCAAACTAATATTTTCAGGAGAGCTGGATTGATGGATTTTGTGAAAGGCTATCAGCTGCTGAAAGACGAAGAGCAAATTACTATGTTAAGAAAACTGCAATACAAGGCAATGCTCTGTGAGATGATCAATCGACAGCGACAGGAGGTCATGAATCAACGGCGGCAGGAGGTTCAGCTTTTGCTGCAACGGAAAAAGGATAGGGAGACGTTATTAGCGGAAAAAGGTGAGGTATTCTTTTTCGTTGGGTCTCCGTATTCTTATCGTTAAGACCAATTTTTTAAAGAGTAAAGAAATGGAAAGTTGCAAAGTTTCTAATTGAACTGTAAGTTTATAAATCGTTTTGTTGCAGAATGGACAGAGGAACTGATAGCTCGGCTGACTCTTTACAAACGTGAACTAGGTGAGCAGTAAACAATAATATTCGCTGCCAGCCTTTATAATGTGGCGTTTGCTGCCAGCCATGTAGGTACATATTATAGAATGGCGTTTGCTGCCAGCCATGTAGGTACATATTATAGAGTAGTGTTCACTGCCAGCCATGTAGGTATTATAGAGTGGTATTTGCTGCCATCGGGTTTCTTTTATTGAACTTGGAAGTCAATAATGAAAGCAAATCTAACGTTCCACATACTAAGCTTGCATGTCTTGCAGATGATGCACTCACCATGACAACAATCACGACCTCAGCAGAGCAGTGTTCAGAAGACTTCAACACTCACCAGACACCTGTTGCTGATGATCAGCTGCCTATTGTCACGGAGGACAAAACATAACTGCTCTATATCCTCACCTCTAACTGACCCCCATAAACCCTAAACTGATCCACCAAACCACACCCTATACAGAACTACACCCAACAGAGTCAGCTCCTCCAGATGACATTCCAATATTGTGAAATGATGACATCGTATTGTGCTTGAAATAATGCTAGCCACCAACATTGGTCAGCCTCTGTCGCCGTCTCTTCTAGAGCCTCCTGCAAGAATTCTTGTTGGAGAATTGCTAAATGCTGAGTCCCTCCGAGAAGCTGGCACCTTGTCGTGGTGGAGGGCTTAATTGAGGTAAAACTCCAAGATTTGGAGTTTTACCTCTACGAAGACCAGCTTGCATTCCTTAATTTTCACTCAGCATTTAGCAATGGCAACAAGAATAAGTAGCAGGAGGCAGGTTAGACAAAGACAAGTGGCTAGTCAATGTTGGTGCAAGTTTATTTGTTGCTGATGCTATGTCATCATTTGGCAATTTGTATGTTGCTGCTGGAATGCAGCTAAACTCTAAAAAAACCACCAGTAACAATGTTGAACTCCTCAAGCTTCTTCCTGTCCTTGGAAATTTGACGTAATCAATAAAATCTTGTCCGTTCTCACATATCCTTTGAAAGTATCATTTTTATGTTCTCTAGCAATTCGTGTTATATAAGTTACACTTGCGGTTTTCCTATTTTATGCTTTCATTGACAGCTTAATAAATGATTTATAGTAAATGGTAAATTTGCTCGTTCTTCTTTCACCATAAGAAAGTTACACTTCTAAAGAAGcaatacaaaccaatttacCTATAGGACGTAGTGTACACTAGCTGACTTAATGTAGAAAATGGTGGAAAATGGGTATCGGTAGAATAGCTGTCGTCAGCTAGTTTCACTATGGCTTCAAAAGGACGATCCTCTTGTTAaaggtaaaatatataaactggAACAACGATATAAACAATTGAGCGATCTTGTCTGGCTTAGCCTGAGAGAATTGATAAACTT of the Watersipora subatra chromosome 4, tzWatSuba1.1, whole genome shotgun sequence genome contains:
- the LOC137393182 gene encoding uncharacterized protein; translation: MSRRAGLMDFVKGYQLLKDEEQITMLRKLQYKAMLCEMINRQRQEVMNQRRQEVQLLLQRKKDRETLLAEKEWTEELIARLTLYKRELDDALTMTTITTSAEQCSEDFNTHQTPVADDQLPIVTEDKT